In Colletotrichum higginsianum IMI 349063 chromosome 3, whole genome shotgun sequence, a genomic segment contains:
- a CDS encoding phosphatidylinositol 3 encodes MPRPRPPTTGYERLAQADALSSDSEDDGPLTQSYASLQPASGPRFAPIAQPRPRSGMTTPKPISAGPSRPRNRRRGGSNSGVDIKAINARLERWADEIASRFKRAKGRGKTGEEEHLEIHHSVFQAPEGVRPITPEGLAAVQDVMTKSQFEDIVRSVRQAILQGTHPRMISQGSSGSYFARNTEGKVVGVFKPKDEEPYAAGNPKWNKWIHRNLFPCCFGRACLIPNLSYVSEAAAYTLDCQLRTHMVPYTDVVWLSSKSFHYPFWDRRNFYRKQKPLPEKPGSFQVFLKGFKDANVFLREHPWPDQYWSGFRANDPHRKRRRRWADNCRPSSAAALDDIESDDENRQETLPLGPDNFVWTESLKQSFREELEKLVILDYMMRNTDRGLDNWMIKVDWSTQQVSIASEPLQMNMETGPSEEDGPRPVDLSQRSAAEGRSSYPYKTQQPMKASSPVSSSQDPKITIGAIDNSLSWPWKHPDAWRSFPFGWLFLPVDLIGRPFSQKTRDHFLPLLTSTHWWSQTQLALRKVFQLDPDFQEKMFARQIAVMKGQAWNIVETLKTPDHGPLELTRRSKVCVWDDLVEVPVAVPMRVTSAEMMRHEAELRRSIDEGDIGDANASTAPPLRVDEDLLGFASPPADMPHPGRFELALSPTGEGAQSPDETSMNGSGILASSVPLAKDSTAQRPRFSGQSQRESYHGSRALNMYSPARQETQQQRRYSFATATGRRSGNSIAQHLYGSRPSLDYDENDVEEGDLGYAAAEGMEGNQRKVIVERLEPVKARNPVFTCW; translated from the exons ATGCCTCGCCCCCGGCCCCCGACGACGGGCTATGAGCGGCTCGCTCAGGCCGATGCCCTATCTTCCGATTCCGAAGACGATGGTCCCCTCACCCAGTCGTACGCCTCTCTTCAGCCGGCTTCCGGCCCTCGCTTTGCACCAATCGCCCAGCCGCGCCCCCGCTCGGGcatgacgacgccgaagcccATAAGCGCCGGTCCTTCTAGACCTAGGAATCGACGTCGTGGCGGCAGCAACTCTGGCGTAGACATCAAGGCCATCAATGCTCGGTTGGAGCGATGGGCAGACGAGATCGCTAGCCGGTTCAAACGCGCCAAGGGCCGTGGCAAGAccggcgaggaagaacaTCTCGAGATTCACCACTCGGTGTTCCAAGCACCGGAGGGTGTTCGGCCCATTACTCCCGAGGGCTTGGCGGCGGTACAAGACGTCATGACTAAGTCCCAATTCGAAGATATCGTGCGTAGCGTCAGGCAAGCCATTCTGCAAGGCACACACCCGCGCATGATCTCCCAGGGAAGCTCCGGCAGCTACTTCGCTCGGAATACAGAAGGGAAGGTTGTGGGCGTGTTCAAGCCCAAGGATGAAGAACCATATGCCGCCGGCAACCCCAAGTGGAACAAGTGGATTCACCGGAACTTGTTCCCTTGCTGCTTCGGACGCGCATG CCTCATTCCCAATCTGTCATATGTCAGCGAAGCCGCTGCATACACCTTGGACTGCCAACTCCGCACTCACATGGTGCCTTACACAGACGTTGTGTGGCTGTCTTCCAAATCATTTCACTACCCATTCTGGGACCGCCGCAACTTCTACAGAAAACAAAAACCACTTCCTGAAAAGCCGGGAAGTTTCCAGGTCTTCCTCAAAGGTTTCAAGGACGCCAACGTATTTCTGAGAGAACATCCTTGGCCGGACCAATATTGGTCTGGGTTCAGAGCCAACGACCCGCATCGCAAACGTAGGAGGAGATGGGCAGACAACTGCCGCCCCAGCAGCGCCGCAGCACTGGATGATATCGAGAGCGACGACGAAAACAGACAGGAAACCCTACCACTGGGCCCAGACAACTTTGTATGGACCGAGTCACTGAAGCAGTCCTTTCGCGAGGAGCTCGAAAAACTGGTCATCCTGGATTACATGATGCGGAACACTGATCGTGGTCTGGATAACTGGATGATTAAGGTGGATTGGAGCACCCAGCAAGTATCGATAGCGTCAGAGCCACTACAGATGAACATGGAGACTGGTCCGTCCGAAGAAGATGGACCGCGGCCGGTAGACCTGAGCCAGCGATCAGCGGCAGAAGGTCGCTCCTCGTACCCCTACAAAACTCAACAGCCTATGAAAGCATCGAGCCCCGTGTCAAGCTCACAGGACCCCAAGATCACGATCGGCGCCATTGACAATTCACTTTCCTGGCCTTGGAAGCACCCAGACGCATGGCGAAG TTTCCCCTTTGGATGGCTATTCCTGCCAGTGGACTTAATCGGGCGGCCGTTCTCACAAAAGACGCGGGATCacttcctccctctcctgACCTCGACACATTGGTGGAGCCAAACACAGTTGGCCTTGCGAAAAGTCTTTCAACTGGACCCCGACTTCCAGGAAAAGATGTTTGCTCGACAGATCGCCGTCATGAAGGGCCAGGCATGGAACATTGTGGAGACGCTCAAGACGCCAGACCATGGTCCTCTGGAACTTACACGTCGCTCCAAGGTCTGCGTCTGGGATGACCTCGTGGAGGTTCCTGTCGCGGTTCCCATGCGAGTAACGTCCGCCGAAATGATGCGTCACGAGGCAGAGTTGCGACGGTCGAttgacgagggcgacatAGGCGATGCCAACGCGTCTACTGCGCCGCCACTGCGCGTGGACGAGGACCTGCTCGGCTTCGCCAGCCCCCCGGCCGACATGCCTCATCCGGGCAGGTTCGAGCTTGCGCTGAGCCCGACAGGTGAGGGTGCTCAGTCGCCAGACGAGACATCTATGAACGGCTCGGGGATCCTGGCTTCGTCAGTACCGCTGGCTAAAGATTCAACAGCGCAGCGGCCCAGATTCTCGGGCCAAAGCCAAAGAGAAAGCTATCACGGGTCTCGCGCTCTCAACATGTATTCCCCCGCCCGTCAAGAAACTCAGCAGCAACGTCGATATTCGTTCGCAACGGCGACAGGGCGGCGCAGCGGCAATAGCATCGCTCAACACCTGTATGGTTCCCGCCCGAGCCTGGACTACGATGAAAacgatgtcgaggagggcgacctgggctatgcggccgccgagggaaTGGAGGGGAACCAACGGAAGGTTATTGTGGAGAGGCTGGAGCCGGTGAAAGCCAGGAACCCGGTTTTCACTTGCTGGTGA
- a CDS encoding SNF2 family domain-containing protein: MASPNGSNGRTNYAINPQSQSWNPQALLNPRAYASTPSSKQNSPKPQALATRSAPGNQSNNSNASFIFQFASPNDTPNESLTPSMASGASTPGRDGRVSPYGMGNMIERMNDVQDRASAPQPKRRKYDTPESDADNKKAMVPGGSGMLGAYVKEKQDTGQKEKSKVSTQTVDLTEGDDDVVMVVEDPATEEVCYGMLTAKLDCHKVPSPKPGTQSIFGADFMPPVKVVLKRIIGDSSKKISAYDFTRDIIGNVDAHTAGALVPLLDSNVRLRTDCKIPARRKQADEEPGNAISRSYPLEMTLYGQYRFVKAVGKHFERAKIVLRHPNRVDKGIRYENVHVDSKPVPAPGARNLAGALAQYNSHSSSTYYTNPTTRTVEEIRSDVMGVFDSMGKTDELPEMDPSPIITTELLKHQKQGLFFMTAKEKMSTAEERTKGSMWQLKIGPAGQKSYYNVITGQTERQLPAETHGGLLADMMGLGKTLSVLSLLASTMDDAKEWSSRTPVQPEVPPQKIGGKTTASSSLPLTGIAKNTKTTLLVCPLSTVTNWEEQIKQHIAPGQLSYYIYHGSNRIKDVEKLAEFDLVITTYGSVSSELGARSKRKSGKFPLEEIGWFRIVLDEAHMIREVATLQFKAIVRLQAARRWAVTGTPVQNRLEDLAALLQFIRLKPFDDRNKFNRFIVDPFKACDTEIVPKLRVLVDSVTLRRLKDKINLPPRSDHLIKLDFTAEEREVYDLFEKNAQDRVKVLAGNGVQRALGGHTYIHILRSILRLRLLCAHGKDLLNEEDLEALQGMTADMAIDLDSDDEDKKPGLSARKAYEMFELMRETNTDTCSACSKKLGSNDDANIESEGQEDILGYMTPCFHIVCGSCIKGFKEQTRQLLAPGVAEGPCPICSTVTRPAYVDIRRSRVKVEHEGPAKDKTFTNGRKSFGKYSGPHTKTRALVEDLLKSKGDSDANPHEAPHKSVVFSTWTSHLDLIQMALDNVGLKYVRLDGSMTRIARTQAMDSFREDDSVHVILVSITAGGLGLNLTAGSNVYVMEPQYNPAAEAQAIDRVHRLGQKRPVRTVRYIMRNSFEEKMLELQEKKNKLASLSMDRKDKVFDKSEAARQRLQDLRSLFK; the protein is encoded by the exons ATGGCGTCGCCCAACGGGTCAAATG GTCGAACAAATTACGCGATCAACCCTCAGTCGCAGTCGTGGAACCCCCAGGCGTTGCTCAACCCCCGAGCATACGCATCTACGCCTAGTTCGAAGCAGAATTCCCCCAAACCCCAGGCTTTAGCGACTCGATCTGCGCCAGGAAACCAAAGCAACAATAGCAACGCTTCCTTCATCTTCCAATTCGCGAGCCCGAATGACACCCCGAACGAGTCGTTAACACCTAGCATGGCTTCAGGCGCTTCGACTCCCGGCCGCGACGGCAGAGTTTCGCCCTACGGAATGGGCAACATGATTGAGCGAATGAACGATGTCCAGGACCGCGCCTCCGCGCCCCAGCCTAAGCGGAGAAAGTATGACACTCCCGAGTCTGATGCCGACAACAAGAAGGCGATGGTAcctggcggcagcggcatgCTGGGCGCGTACGTAAAGGAGAAGCAGGATACAGGCCAGAAGGAGAAATCAAAAGTATCCACGCAAACTGTAGATCTCAccgagggcgacgatgatgtgGTCATGGTTGTTGAAGACCCCGCGACTGAGGAGGTCTGTTACGGCATGCTTACGGCCAAACTCGACTGTCACAAGGTGCCCTCTCCGAAGCCAGGAACACAAAGCATTTTTGGAGCGGACTTCATGCCCCCCGTCAAGGTTGTTCTGAAGAGAATTATCGGAGATTCGAGCAAGAAGATCTCGGCCTACGATTTCACGCGCGACATCATTGGAAATGTAGACGCACACACCGCGGGAGCTCTTGTCCCCCTGCTGGACTCTAATGTGCGGCTTCGAACCGACTGCAAGATCCCTGCGCGTAGAAAGCAGGCGGACGAAGAGCCGGGTAATGCCATCTCGAGGTCATATCCCCTAGAGATGACTTTGTACGGCCAATATCGATTTGTGAAGGCGGTTGGCAAGCATTTTGAGCGAGCAAAAATTGTTCTGCGCCACCCCAACAGAGTGGACAAGGGCATCCGCTACGAAAACGTCCATGTTGATTCGAAGCCCGTTCCGGCTCCCGGTGCCAGAAATCTCGCTGGAGCTCTTGCTCAGTACAACAGTCACTCATCGTCGACTTACTACACCAACCCGACTACACGCACAGTCGAGGAGATTCGGTCAGACGTCATGGGTGTCTTCGACTCCATGGGAAAGACGGACGAGCTCCCTGAGATGGACCCATCGCCAATCATCACCACCGAACTACTTAAGCACCAGAAGCAGGGTCTTTTCTTCATGACAGCCAAAGAGAAGATGTCTACCGCCGAGGAGAGAACCAAGGGTTCAATGTGGCAGCTCAAGATCGGCCCCGCCGGCCAGAAGTCTTATTACAACGTCATCACGGGCCAGACAGAGCGACAGCTTCCTGCGGAAACCCACGGTGGCCTGCTTGCTGATATGATGGGCCTGGGAAAGACCCTCAGCGTGCTCTCGCTTCTGGCCAGCACCATGGACGACGCCAAGGAGTGGTCAAGCCGTACGCCTGTCCAGCCCGAAGTGCCACCCCAGAAGATTGGAGGAAAAACGACAGCCTCGAGCTCCCTGCCGCTGACAGGCATCGCCAAGAATACCAAGACAACGCTTCTTGTCTGTCCTCTGAGTACTGTCACGAACTGGGAGGAACAGATTAAGCAGCATATCGCGCCAGGGCAGCTGAGCTACTACATTTACCATGGTTCGAACAGAATCAAGGatgtcgagaagctggctgAGTTCGACTTGGTCATCACCACTTACGGCTCTGTCTCAAGCGAGCTGGGCGCTCGCAGCAAGCGAAAGTCGGGCAAATTCCCCTTGGAGGAGATTGGATGGTTCCGCATCGTTCTAGACGAGGCGCATATGATCCGCGAGGTTGCAACTCTACAGTTCAAGGCGATTGTTCGGCTTCAGGCCGCTCGCCGCTGGGCTGTTACCGGAACCCCCGTTCAAAATCGCCTCGAGGACTTGGCTGCCCTTCTTCAGTTTATCCGCCTAAAACCCTTCGATGATCGAAACAAGTTCAATCGATTCATCGTGGATCCGTTCAAAGCCTGCGACACAGAAATCGTCCCCAAGCTTCGCGTTCTCGTGGACAGTGTTACTCTCCGACGTTTGAAGGACAAGATCAATCTTCCCCCGCGCAGCGATCACCTTATCAAGCTTGACTTCACTGCCGAGGAGCGTGAAGTTTACGACCTGTTTGAGAAGAATGCCCAAGATCGCGTCAAAGTCCTCGCCGGAAACGGTGTGCAGCGGGCGTTGGGAGGCCACACGTACATCCACATTCTCCGATCCATCTTGCGGCTTCGCCTTCTCTGTGCCCATGGCAAGGACCTCTTGAACGAAGAAGACCTAGAGGCCTTGCAAGGCATGACAGCTGACATGGCTATTGATCTTGAcagcgacgatgaggacAAGAAACCCGGTTTGTCGGCCCGAAAGGCGTATGAAATGTTTGAGCTTATGCGAGAGACGAACACGGATACCTGTAGCGCCTGCTCCAAAAAGCTGGGAtccaacgacgacgccaacatCGAGTCGGAGGGACAAGAAGATATCCTCGGTTATATGACGCCCTGCTTCCATATCGTTTGCGGTTCTTGCATCAAGGGTTTCAAAGAACAAACCAGACAGCTTCTCGCTCCAGGCGTGGCCGAAGGACCCTGCCCGATCTGTTCCACCGTCACCAGGCCCGCTTACGTTGACATTCGTCGATCACGCGTCAAGGTCGAGCACGAGGGCCCTGCTAAAGACAAGACCTTCACCAACGGCCGCAAGAGTTTCGGAAAGTACTCGGGTCCTCACACCAAGACGAGGGCGTTGGTTGAGGATCTTCTTAAGTCAAAAGGTGACAGCGATGCGAATCCCCACGAGGCGCCGCACAAGTCCGTCGTGTTCTCAACATGGACCTCGCATCTTGACTTGATTCAGATGGCTCTCGACAACGTTGGCCTCAAGTACGTCAGGCTTGACGGCAGCATGACGCGTATCGCCCGAACTCAGGCAATGGACAGTTTTCGTGAGGATGATTCGGTTCATGTCATCCTGGTGTCGATTACAGCCGGTGGTCTCGGCCTCAACTTGACTGCGGGCAGCAATGTTTACGTCATGGAGCCCCAATACAACCCCGCAGCTGAGGCCCAAGCCATTGACCGAGTTCACCGTCTGGGCCAGAAGCGTCCGGTTCGCACAGTCCGCTACATCATGCGAAACAGCTTCGAGGAGAAGATGCTGGAGctgcaggagaagaagaacaaacTGGCGAGTCTCAGCATGGATAGAAAGGATAAGGTCTTCGATAAGAGCGAGGCGGCTAGACAGAGGCTTCAGGACCTCCGAAGCCTGTTCAAATGA